Genomic window (Armatimonadota bacterium):
GAGGTGTCTCCCGGCCCTACTATGAGAAGGCGCTGCGCGACAGCGACGTCAGGGTGCGCGAGAGCATCACGGAAGCTCGGGCCGAACTGAACACGTCTGGAGCGAACCCGTTCTCGAATTGATTCCGTGTGCCGTTCATCAAGCTCCCTGAGAGTTGCGTGCCGGTGAACAATCGTTCTTGCGCGAGGTCTGAAGCGCCCCTCCTCGTCATCGTCGGCCCGACCGCGGCGGGCAAGACCGCGGTCGCGGTGGAGTGCTGCCTGGCGCTGGGGGGCGAGCTCGTCTCCGCCGATTCCATGCAGGTCTACCGCCACCTGGACATCGGCACGAGCAAGCCGACCCCCGAGGAGCGTCGCGGTATCCCCCATCACTGCCTGGACCTGGTGGAGCCGGACGAGGAATACTCGGTGGCGCGCTACCAGGCGGACGCGGGCGCGGCGATTACGGACATCCACGCGCGGGGGAAGCTGCCGGTGCTGTGCGGCGGCACCGGGCTGTATATCCGCGCCGTGCTCTACGGCCTCGACCTACCCATCGCGGCGGCGGACTGGGACCTGCGCGCGCGCCTGGAGGACGAGGCGCAGCGGCATGGGGCGCAAGCGCTGCACGACCGCCTGCGCCAGGTGGATCCCGTCGCGGCGGCGCGCATCCACCCCCACAACGTGCGCCGGGTGGTGCGCGCGCTGGAGGTCTATGTGCTAACCGGACGTCCTATCTCCAGCCATCATCGCCTTGACCAGGCGCCGCCGGCTAAGTATAATGTGCTGGCGTTTGGGCTCAACCTGCCGCGCGGCGAGCTTTACCGGCGCATAGACGCGCGCGTGGAGGCGATGATGGCGCGCGGCCTGCTGGAGGAGGTGCGCCGGCTCGCTGACCGCGGGTACTCCCAGGACATGACCTCCATGAAGGGTCTGGGCTATCGTCAGTTGGCGCAGCACCTGCGAGGGGAGGCGACCCTGGAGGCGGCGGTGCGCCTCATCAAGCGCGATACGCGCCATTACGCGCGCCGGCAGTTGACCTGGTTTCGCGCGGAGCCGGACTTGCGGTGGATCGCGGTTGATGCCGCGGGCGGAAACATCGCTGTTGCCAAGATTATCTGCGACTCCTTTAGTCCCCCGGGATTGCCGACGCTGTCATCCTGAGACCTGCCCGCCGCCTGCGGGGAAGCGAAGGATCCCCTGCCGGGTTTGCTGGAGGACGCAGGCGACGGCCTTGATCATCCCTGGTAGGGGATCCCTCACGACACGGCCCCGAGCGAGCGAGGGGCCGTTGCGTTCGGAATGACAGTCAACGAAGGACAAGCGATGCGCTTCACCAAGATGCACGGACTGGGCAATGATTACGTCGTCATTGACGGCGTCAGCCGGGCCCTGGAGATACCCGAGCAGAGCCTGCCGCGGCTGGCGCGCGAGATGTCGGGCCGCCATTTCGGCATCGGCTCCGACGGCATCATCCTGGTGCTGCCGTCGAAGGCCGCGCATTTCCGCATGCGGATTTTCAACCCCGATGGCAGCGAGGCCGAGATGTGCGGCAACGGCATGCGCATCTTCGCCCGCTATGTCTATGACCACAAGCTGACCGACCGGCGCGAGCTGGAAATCGAAACCCTGGCGGGGATTATCCGCCCCCGGCTGCAACTGCGCGCGGGCAAGGTCACCGCGGTAACCGTGGATATGGGCGTCCCCCGCCTGGAGCGCAAGGAAATCCCGATGAAAGGCAAGGGCGGCCGCCCCCTGCGCGAGCGCCTGCGCGTGCTCGGCGAGCGCTTCGAGGCCACCTGCGTCTCCATGGGCAATCCCCACTGCGTCATCTTCGTGGAGGACGTGGACAAGTTCCCGGTGGAGCGCTTGGGCCCGGCGATCGAGCGCCACGACCTCTTCCCGCGGCGCACCAACGTCGAGTTCGTCCAGGTCGTCGGCCCCGCGGAGCTGCGCATGCGGGTATGGGAGCGCGGGGCGGGGGAGACCCTGGCCTGTGGCACCGGCGCCGCCGCGGCCCTGGTGGCGGCGCACCTGACCGGGCGCAGCGGGCGCAAGGCGGTCATCCACCTGCGCGGGGGCGACCTCAGGGTGTCGTGGAACCCGGACGATCACGTCTTCATCACCGGCCCCGCGGAGGAGGTCTTCGCCGGCGAGTGGCCGGGAGGGGATTAACCACAGAGCACACAGAGGGCACAGAGACGGAAGAGACGGCTGCACAGTTGGGATCAGACTCGTCGCTCACGCCCCAGAAGCAGCGGGAGCTTCGACACCTTCAGGCTTTCTGCAGCCGACTGGAAACACCGGTGCGGAATCTCACGCCCAAGGATCCCCCTCACCCCGACTGGTGGATTGAGCTTGACCAAGGCGGCACCGTGGCGAAGATCGGCGTCGAGGTGACAGAGTTGACGGGTGATCGTCGGCGGCTGAACGCATGGCGGCGGGTGGAGAGGAGCCTTCGTGCCATTGCGAAGGCCAGGTCTGAACTTCAGCGCATCTACGGTGGGGTTTCTCTTGTCGCTGGAAAGTCTCCGCCGAAGACGAAGTGTGCTGACCTGGCGAAGGAGTTGGCTAAATTCGCGGCCGCACAGAACCTGGAGAGGGGCGACCAGTTGGTCCTCAGGAATCCGTTCGGCACCGGGTATCCGGCAATGAATCAATTCGTGCAAACACTCCGACTCTCGAGCGGGTCTATCTCCCTATGGCGGTGTGCGGATCTGACAGCCGGGTGGGCGGGCATTTCCCTGCCAGCAGTGAGGGGCGCGATCGAGGGCAAGGCGCGCAAGGACTATCATATAAGCGGCTTGAAGGAGCTTTGGCTGCTTGTCGTGTTGGGGGCAGAGGTAGAGGACGTTCACGACGGTTCACGTCCCGATGTTGGCGGAGACATGCGCGAAACCTTGAAGCGGCTGGACGTGAGTGCGGAGCCGTTCAACAAGGTCTTCCTCATCGACATGGGTTGGAACTGGGCTTACCAGGTGCGGCCCCGCGTTCTCAGGCTCGCCGGCAACTCAAGGGCGTCCGATGCCCAGTCCGGCCATGCGGGCAGCCAACCAGAATGCACATCAACGAAATCACAGAGCAAGTAATTGGCGCTGCTATCGAGGTGCATCGAGAGCTCGGCCCCGGACTGCTCGAAAGCGCGTACGAAGAGTGTTTGGCCCGCGAGCTGGCCCTACGGCAGATTCCGTTCGAGCGGCAGAAGGCCATTCCAGTCACGTACAAGGGTCGTAAGTTCGACGCCGGCTTTCGAGCAGACATGATCGTAGCCGATCAGGTGTTGGTGGAACTGAAGGCCGTGGAGAGCATTGTGCCTATTCACGAGGCGCAGGTGTTGACCTATCTCAAGCTTGCCGGCTTGCACGTGGGGTTGCTCATCAACTTCAACGTTCCGGTTCTCGCGAAGGGCATCCGCCGGTTCGTCAACGGCCCTGCTCCCACAGAATGAACCGGATCGTTCTCTGTGTTCTCCGTGCTCTCTGTGGTTCACAAGCAAGATAGAAAGGAAGGACGACCTTGCA
Coding sequences:
- a CDS encoding GxxExxY protein, yielding MHINEITEQVIGAAIEVHRELGPGLLESAYEECLARELALRQIPFERQKAIPVTYKGRKFDAGFRADMIVADQVLVELKAVESIVPIHEAQVLTYLKLAGLHVGLLINFNVPVLAKGIRRFVNGPAPTE
- the miaA gene encoding tRNA (adenosine(37)-N6)-dimethylallyltransferase MiaA: MNNRSCARSEAPLLVIVGPTAAGKTAVAVECCLALGGELVSADSMQVYRHLDIGTSKPTPEERRGIPHHCLDLVEPDEEYSVARYQADAGAAITDIHARGKLPVLCGGTGLYIRAVLYGLDLPIAAADWDLRARLEDEAQRHGAQALHDRLRQVDPVAAARIHPHNVRRVVRALEVYVLTGRPISSHHRLDQAPPAKYNVLAFGLNLPRGELYRRIDARVEAMMARGLLEEVRRLADRGYSQDMTSMKGLGYRQLAQHLRGEATLEAAVRLIKRDTRHYARRQLTWFRAEPDLRWIAVDAAGGNIAVAKIICDSFSPPGLPTLSS
- the dapF gene encoding diaminopimelate epimerase; the encoded protein is MRFTKMHGLGNDYVVIDGVSRALEIPEQSLPRLAREMSGRHFGIGSDGIILVLPSKAAHFRMRIFNPDGSEAEMCGNGMRIFARYVYDHKLTDRRELEIETLAGIIRPRLQLRAGKVTAVTVDMGVPRLERKEIPMKGKGGRPLRERLRVLGERFEATCVSMGNPHCVIFVEDVDKFPVERLGPAIERHDLFPRRTNVEFVQVVGPAELRMRVWERGAGETLACGTGAAAALVAAHLTGRSGRKAVIHLRGGDLRVSWNPDDHVFITGPAEEVFAGEWPGGD